In one Magallana gigas chromosome 7, xbMagGiga1.1, whole genome shotgun sequence genomic region, the following are encoded:
- the LOC136270213 gene encoding uncharacterized protein: MATADFEAGAWQAIREVFPHASLKGCAFHWSKAVWSHVQQLGLATTFRQQEGAHSFIKQLLALPFLPWNHVEDVFRVMEERAPATHAVRQGPVDPKSSFSHPLLECLPVRHQNEQRR; this comes from the exons ATGGCGACTGCCGATTTCGAAGCAG GAGCATGGCAGGCCATCCGCGAAGTCTTCCCGCATGCATCCTTGAAGGGCTGCGCCTTTCACTGGTCAAAGGCTGTTTGGAGCCATGTACAACAGCTTGGCCTGGCCACCACCTTTAGACAGCAGGAAGGTGCTCACAGCTTCATTAAGCAGCTCCTGGCATTGCCATTCCTCCCATGGAATCACGTTGAGGATGTCTTCAGAGTGATGGAGGAGCGAGCCCCAGCCACTCACGCAGTACGTCAGGGACCAGTGGATCCAAAATCCAGTTTTTCCCATCCGCTCCTGGAGTGTCTTCCAGTTCGCCATCAGAACGAACAACGACGTTGA